The following coding sequences lie in one Halorarum halophilum genomic window:
- a CDS encoding MarR family transcriptional regulator has product MSIGGQPSMLDEEDLGPADEALLDMLREGRVTAPYAADKTGYSLQYVRDRLGRLVEHGNARKVYEGLYELIEDPRRKTS; this is encoded by the coding sequence ATGAGTATCGGCGGGCAGCCATCAATGCTTGACGAGGAAGATCTTGGACCGGCTGATGAGGCGCTACTTGATATGTTGCGGGAGGGTCGTGTGACAGCCCCATATGCAGCTGACAAGACAGGGTACAGCCTCCAATATGTCAGGGATCGGCTCGGACGGCTCGTGGAACACGGCAACGCGCGAAAGGTATACGAGGGCTTGTACGAGCTAATCGAAGACCCACGTCGTAAAACATCATAG
- the aglM gene encoding UDP-glucose 6-dehydrogenase AglM encodes MKINVVGSGYVGTTLAASLAELGHEVTAIDIDEDVVDALNAGTSPVHEPGLDDLVAANAGTTLTATTSYDSVSDATVTFLAIQTPSREDGSIDTAPLEAAAEMMGEALADTNDRHLVVVKSTVVPPALPDIAKAIETGLGEPLATDTDGRVAFGMNPEFLREGTAVTDFMHPDKLVFGADTEWAINQLQEVFHPLLNQHEPAVITTDPATASMIKYANNAFLAAKISLINDLGNICKEFGLDAYEIADAIGLDDRIGEQFLRSGLGWGGSCFPKDTNALIAAAKAAGYTPAVLKAAVEVNNHQPERLLALLERHVEVEGSRIAILGLAFKPGTDDIRNSRAIPVIEGLHERNANVVAFDPVATDNMRKQFPGLEYADSAAAAIERADAALIVTDWNEFESLGEEFRQMDSPIVIDGRNGITPTSGMTYEGLTW; translated from the coding sequence ATGAAGATTAACGTCGTCGGCTCCGGCTACGTGGGGACGACCCTCGCCGCGTCGCTCGCGGAGCTCGGCCACGAGGTAACTGCGATTGATATCGACGAGGATGTCGTCGACGCGCTGAACGCCGGAACCTCACCGGTCCACGAACCGGGTCTCGACGACCTCGTCGCCGCCAATGCTGGGACCACCCTCACTGCAACTACCTCATACGACTCCGTCTCTGATGCGACCGTCACGTTCCTCGCCATTCAGACTCCCTCGCGGGAGGACGGCAGCATCGACACGGCCCCCCTTGAAGCCGCCGCCGAAATGATGGGCGAGGCACTCGCCGATACGAACGACCGCCACCTCGTGGTCGTGAAGAGCACTGTCGTCCCTCCGGCACTCCCGGACATCGCTAAGGCCATTGAGACTGGACTCGGCGAACCACTCGCCACAGACACCGACGGGCGAGTGGCCTTCGGTATGAACCCGGAGTTCCTCCGCGAGGGAACTGCGGTCACGGACTTCATGCACCCCGACAAGCTCGTCTTTGGGGCCGATACGGAGTGGGCGATTAACCAGCTCCAAGAGGTCTTCCACCCCCTTCTCAACCAACACGAGCCCGCAGTCATCACCACGGACCCGGCCACGGCGTCAATGATCAAGTACGCCAACAACGCCTTCCTCGCTGCAAAGATCAGCCTCATCAACGACCTCGGAAACATCTGCAAGGAATTCGGCCTCGACGCTTACGAGATCGCAGACGCCATCGGGCTGGACGATCGGATCGGCGAACAGTTCCTTCGCTCCGGCCTCGGCTGGGGCGGTAGCTGCTTCCCGAAGGACACGAACGCGCTCATCGCCGCCGCGAAAGCCGCGGGGTACACGCCGGCTGTGCTCAAGGCGGCCGTCGAGGTGAACAACCACCAACCAGAGCGGCTGCTTGCCCTCCTCGAACGGCACGTTGAGGTGGAGGGAAGCCGAATCGCCATCCTCGGCCTCGCGTTCAAACCCGGCACCGACGACATCCGGAACTCGCGCGCGATTCCCGTGATAGAGGGACTTCATGAGCGTAATGCGAACGTGGTCGCCTTTGACCCAGTCGCGACCGACAATATGCGGAAACAGTTCCCTGGTCTTGAGTACGCTGACTCGGCAGCGGCGGCCATCGAACGAGCCGATGCCGCCCTGATCGTCACCGACTGGAACGAGTTCGAGTCGCTGGGTGAGGAATTCAGGCAGATGGACTCACCCATCGTAATCGATGGCAGGAACGGCATCACTCCAACGTCGGGAATGACGTACGAGGGACTCACATGGTGA
- the aglF gene encoding UTP--glucose-1-phosphate uridylyltransferase AglF — protein MQAVVLAAGEGTRLRPLTEDKPKGMVEVDGKPILTHCFDNMVELGATELIVVVGYLKETIIEHYGDSYDGIPITYAHQREQKGLAHALLTVEDHIDDDFMLILGDNVFEANLGDVVQRQQEDRADAAFLVEEVPWEEASRYGVCDTNKYGEIVDVVEKPEDPPSNLVMTGFYTFTPAIFHACHLVQPSNRGEYEISDAVGLLLASGRTIDALALDGWRMDIGYPEDRDEAEQRLAVDDQEAKAEA, from the coding sequence ATGCAAGCAGTCGTTCTCGCGGCCGGAGAGGGAACACGTCTCCGCCCGCTCACCGAGGACAAGCCGAAAGGCATGGTCGAGGTGGATGGAAAGCCTATCCTCACGCACTGTTTCGACAACATGGTTGAACTCGGTGCAACTGAGTTGATCGTTGTCGTCGGGTATCTTAAGGAGACGATCATCGAGCACTATGGTGATTCGTACGATGGCATTCCAATCACGTACGCCCATCAGCGCGAGCAGAAAGGGCTCGCTCATGCGCTGTTGACTGTCGAAGACCACATCGACGACGACTTCATGCTCATCCTCGGCGACAACGTGTTTGAGGCGAATCTCGGCGACGTTGTACAGCGACAGCAGGAAGATCGGGCGGACGCGGCATTCCTCGTTGAGGAAGTTCCCTGGGAAGAGGCAAGCCGCTATGGAGTGTGTGATACGAACAAGTACGGCGAAATCGTGGATGTAGTTGAGAAACCTGAGGATCCACCGTCGAACCTGGTGATGACCGGGTTCTACACCTTTACACCCGCGATATTCCACGCATGTCATTTGGTCCAGCCGTCAAACCGGGGAGAGTATGAGATCTCCGATGCAGTGGGGCTCTTGCTGGCGAGCGGACGGACAATCGACGCGTTGGCCTTGGATGGCTGGCGGATGGACATCGGCTATCCCGAGGACCGGGATGAGGCAGAGCAGCGACTGGCGGTTGATGATCAGGAGGCCAAGGCAGAAGCGTAG
- a CDS encoding lipopolysaccharide biosynthesis protein, protein MNIGKQSFIVFVSKYVGSLLGFAATIYFANKLGPEVMGYYAGTVALLAWLKLGGDLGLSTAMVKRISEGDNNAEYTSAGALLIGAFFVCISILIYLNRSPIDEYTGGNYNFAIPLLGLALSQSIIKAILNGHHRVHIAGVIYGIRIATRSLVQIILVFAGMGLTGMVFGYGFGFLMAILVGIIFAPLSISTPKTKHITNIFSYAKYSWLGEFENRTFKDVDIVVLAALVSPSLVGIYSITWSISQFLNIFNTAIRQVMFPEISRAQAHGAGDEVGTLVNRAITFSGLFMIPGVFGSVLLGEEILSIYGPEFAKGDLILTLLILASLIYGYQRQFLNALNGIDRPDISFKINLIFIVLNIFLNGALILVFGWTGAAVATILSALIGLFYSYTRIRSQIDFSLPIWEITLQLFASSFMGIALAIFRRAVQLSGVGAIFSLLILISTGVVLYFTTLYLISPLFNSTVRHNLPNLDSII, encoded by the coding sequence GACAATATACTTCGCGAATAAGTTAGGGCCAGAGGTAATGGGATATTATGCGGGGACTGTCGCCCTGCTTGCTTGGTTAAAACTGGGTGGAGATCTCGGATTATCGACGGCGATGGTAAAGCGAATTAGTGAAGGCGATAACAACGCAGAGTACACCTCTGCGGGAGCATTATTAATCGGAGCCTTTTTTGTCTGTATATCAATTTTAATATATTTAAATAGGTCACCAATAGACGAATACACTGGAGGTAACTATAATTTTGCAATTCCTCTATTAGGTCTGGCATTAAGTCAATCAATTATAAAAGCAATCTTAAACGGACACCACCGTGTCCACATTGCTGGTGTAATCTACGGAATTCGAATTGCTACAAGAAGCTTGGTGCAAATAATTCTTGTTTTCGCTGGTATGGGGTTAACTGGAATGGTTTTCGGGTATGGGTTTGGATTCTTAATGGCCATCCTTGTCGGCATTATTTTTGCCCCCCTAAGTATTTCTACTCCGAAAACCAAGCATATAACTAATATATTTTCTTATGCCAAATACTCGTGGTTAGGCGAATTCGAAAATAGAACATTCAAGGATGTTGATATAGTGGTGCTTGCTGCTTTAGTATCTCCTTCTCTTGTAGGGATCTACTCAATAACGTGGTCAATATCCCAATTTCTAAATATATTTAATACGGCGATTCGTCAAGTAATGTTTCCTGAGATAAGTAGGGCCCAAGCACATGGCGCCGGTGATGAGGTAGGGACTCTTGTAAATCGCGCCATCACCTTTTCTGGATTGTTTATGATCCCTGGCGTTTTTGGGAGCGTACTACTTGGAGAGGAAATACTATCAATCTATGGTCCAGAATTTGCAAAGGGTGATTTAATATTGACATTGTTGATTCTCGCAAGTCTTATCTATGGGTATCAACGGCAATTTCTTAATGCTCTCAATGGGATAGATCGACCAGACATTTCATTTAAGATAAATCTTATTTTCATAGTGTTGAATATATTTCTAAATGGGGCCCTCATCCTAGTGTTCGGTTGGACTGGCGCAGCTGTGGCAACTATTCTATCTGCCCTTATTGGTCTTTTCTACTCGTATACGAGAATTCGATCGCAAATTGATTTTTCCTTGCCTATTTGGGAGATTACCCTCCAATTATTCGCTTCTTCATTTATGGGAATCGCTTTAGCTATTTTCCGGAGAGCCGTTCAGCTATCTGGTGTTGGTGCGATATTTAGCTTGTTAATTTTGATATCGACAGGAGTCGTGTTGTATTTCACTACACTTTATCTGATATCGCCGTTATTCAATTCCACAGTACGCCATAATCTACCCAATTTAGATTCTATTATATAA